One window from the genome of Tachypleus tridentatus isolate NWPU-2018 chromosome 11, ASM421037v1, whole genome shotgun sequence encodes:
- the LOC143232042 gene encoding coagulogen-like isoform X2, with amino-acid sequence MSTPLHSLLILSSLLQLFYVISADINQPECLCEEPLPIGLQGRKIPKTYINFEIQSPEEDHCYSSALFYGDDLFQCQVAQERCEPVFGYTVDGNFRIIVQSQQNDLQQCVWQFKCHNVSNSNCMDTGVSCSHQRRAVSLLSYNLEFETIQCEDFYQCCDCRCKP; translated from the exons CCATTGCACTCGTTGCTAATCTTGTCGTCGTTGCTACAACTTTTTTACGTCATTTCCGCTGATATCAACCAACCAGAATGCCTATGCGAAGAACCACTTCCGATAGGCTTACAAGGACGCAAGATTCCGAAAACTTATATCAACTTTGAGATACAAAG ccCTGAAGAAGATCACTGTTATTCTTCTGCATT GTTCTACGGTGACGACTTATTTCAGTGTCAGGTAGCTCAAGAAAGATGTGAGCCAGTGTTTGGTTATACTGTAGACGGAAATTTTCGTATTATCGTACAGTCACAGCAAAACGACTTGCAGCAGTGTGTGTGGCAGTTTAAATGCCA TAATGTATCCAATAGCAACTGTATGGATACAGGAGTCAGTTGTAGCCACCAACGACGTGCAGTCAGTCTTCTTTCTTACAACCTGGAGTTCGAAACGATCCAATGTGAGGACTTCTATCAGTGTTGTGATTGCAGGTGTAAGCCTTGA
- the LOC143232042 gene encoding coagulogen-like isoform X1 translates to MSTPLHSLLILSSLLQLFYVISADINQPECLCEEPLPIGLQGRKIPKTYINFEIQRKIDREIERLQRNLGKEKRSLNPLESCGHHNCFVSPEEDHCYSSALFYGDDLFQCQVAQERCEPVFGYTVDGNFRIIVQSQQNDLQQCVWQFKCHNVSNSNCMDTGVSCSHQRRAVSLLSYNLEFETIQCEDFYQCCDCRCKP, encoded by the exons CCATTGCACTCGTTGCTAATCTTGTCGTCGTTGCTACAACTTTTTTACGTCATTTCCGCTGATATCAACCAACCAGAATGCCTATGCGAAGAACCACTTCCGATAGGCTTACAAGGACGCAAGATTCCGAAAACTTATATCAACTTTGAGATACAAAG AAAAATCGATAGAGAAATAGAAAGACTTCAAAGAAATTTGGGAAAGGAGAAGAGATCTCTCAATCCTTTAGAGTCGTGTGGACATCACAATTGCTTTGTTAG ccCTGAAGAAGATCACTGTTATTCTTCTGCATT GTTCTACGGTGACGACTTATTTCAGTGTCAGGTAGCTCAAGAAAGATGTGAGCCAGTGTTTGGTTATACTGTAGACGGAAATTTTCGTATTATCGTACAGTCACAGCAAAACGACTTGCAGCAGTGTGTGTGGCAGTTTAAATGCCA TAATGTATCCAATAGCAACTGTATGGATACAGGAGTCAGTTGTAGCCACCAACGACGTGCAGTCAGTCTTCTTTCTTACAACCTGGAGTTCGAAACGATCCAATGTGAGGACTTCTATCAGTGTTGTGATTGCAGGTGTAAGCCTTGA